Proteins found in one Balneola sp. genomic segment:
- a CDS encoding N-acyl-D-glucosamine 2-epimerase, with product MNGELILTKLQKELELEFKQNLLPFWTEFAIDDKNGGFIGRVTSENVKVYDADKGGILNARILWALSAAYKQYPSKKLSNVALRAYEYFNTYFMDEKYGGFFWMIDSKGEVVDPKKHIYTQAFGIYGLVEYYSAFNNHEALKLAYNIYSLIEKHSVDSTYGGYFEAYSREWELNEDVRLSEKDENEPKSMNTHLHILEAYTNLYRYAPSEKLKDKLASLIHYFCDYIINPERTSLINFFGLDWSPRSKQISYGHDIESSWLLVEAAEVIGDEHLIDVTRQYAVSIANAVIGNGIDSDGALINEANPKGYTDTDKDWWPQAEAIVGFLNAYEISGDIKFLEAAGNSWMFIKQHLIDRKYGEWFEKTSREGTPYSQLDKVRAWKGPYHNMRTIFEVNRRVKALLKREPVFVEEKLG from the coding sequence ATGAATGGAGAACTAATTCTTACTAAACTTCAAAAGGAGCTTGAGCTTGAGTTCAAGCAAAATCTGCTCCCATTTTGGACTGAATTTGCCATCGATGATAAGAATGGCGGGTTCATAGGAAGAGTTACCTCCGAAAATGTGAAAGTGTACGATGCCGATAAAGGAGGTATTCTAAACGCCCGAATACTTTGGGCTCTCTCAGCCGCTTACAAGCAATACCCTTCCAAAAAATTATCCAATGTTGCCCTAAGGGCCTATGAGTATTTCAATACATACTTCATGGATGAAAAATATGGCGGCTTCTTCTGGATGATTGATTCCAAAGGTGAGGTGGTTGATCCCAAAAAACACATCTATACGCAAGCTTTTGGGATTTACGGACTGGTAGAATATTACTCTGCATTCAATAATCACGAAGCCTTAAAACTGGCTTACAATATTTACTCACTCATCGAAAAACATTCGGTTGATTCAACCTATGGTGGTTATTTTGAAGCATATAGCCGGGAATGGGAGCTTAATGAAGATGTTCGTTTAAGCGAGAAAGACGAAAATGAACCAAAGAGTATGAATACTCATCTTCATATTCTTGAAGCTTATACCAATTTGTATCGATATGCTCCCTCCGAAAAGTTGAAAGATAAATTGGCTTCGCTGATTCACTACTTTTGTGATTACATCATCAACCCGGAAAGGACAAGCCTGATCAATTTCTTTGGCTTAGATTGGAGCCCCAGATCTAAGCAAATATCATATGGACATGATATAGAGTCTAGCTGGTTACTCGTAGAAGCAGCAGAAGTAATCGGGGATGAACACCTGATTGACGTAACCAGACAATATGCTGTATCGATAGCTAATGCCGTAATAGGAAATGGTATTGATAGCGACGGCGCGCTTATTAACGAGGCTAATCCTAAAGGGTACACTGATACAGACAAAGATTGGTGGCCACAAGCGGAAGCTATTGTTGGGTTTTTGAATGCCTACGAAATATCAGGAGATATAAAATTTCTGGAAGCAGCAGGAAATTCCTGGATGTTTATAAAGCAGCATCTGATTGACAGAAAATATGGGGAATGGTTCGAGAAGACCTCAAGAGAAGGCACCCCTTATTCGCAGCTGGATAAGGTCCGTGCATGGAAAGGGCCATACCATAATATGAGAACAATTTTTGAAGTGAATAGAAGAGTAAAAGCCTTACTCAAAAGAGAACCCGTTTTTGTAGAAGAGAAATTAGGTTAG
- a CDS encoding T9SS C-terminal target domain-containing protein → MKRTVLAITISIIFTSFAWSQSDNRISYNDQELWLNGGNIAWVNFASDVGPGNTALDDFEAMFQQVQENGGNAMRFWVHITGGTTPTWSGNNVTGLGDGTIEDLENILDLAWENNVSMILCLWSFDMLRIENGTTITDRAKALLEDSTLTEVYIENALVPMVEALGDHPALLAWEIFNEPEGMSNEFGWDFNRHVPMSAIQRFVNQTAGAIHRTDPDALVSNGSWSFHSLATTNSSVSKNYYSDEELIAAGGDSLGILDFYMVHYYDWAGTALSPFHHDKSSWGLDKPVVVGEFGVPEDDLFGVPQEDMYETLFQRGYAGALVWQWVDWYQNRGNYGPSWLRALDQMHYMDSLYTSEVRIFSVIPSIRKFEASLGEIEEGGQSQLSWDVLNTVEVTINGEVVDSVGSMIVAPTETTEYELIGTGAEGDKDSAYVTIQVLPAGLINRALNKPSRASTFETCCGTPLVSSFAFDGDENTRWSSAWSDGTGTTEIDPNTDKDPDSEWIDVDLEAAHEVGSVLFNWEAAYSTNYDIQTSFDGINWTTVYSENSSDGGIDSIAFDTPKLARFVRMQGDARSLEFGHSMWEFEVRGAVSITQPPVVEISSPENGKGIPVGGSTTIVVEAEDETEDITHVAFFLNGDSVGVDNTAPYSLVLSDIEEGEHEIYVKARDEEGFVVQSESITIEGRTDIFLLRLEAETASISGETTRQFDRPGASNNASVAMEGSGSITWNNLNLPEGDEYQMTVRYYLPYGYKEQKFAINGELVDTLIFNEPINVWQDLTTVQTFDEVIESISIDHFWGWMDFDYLEIVIEGVTVDTETELEIPTQAKLFQNYPNPFNPTTNISYSLPALSRVNLKIYNALGQEVATLVDAQQSSGSHTITWNAADAATGVYFYQLIVGNEILTRKMILIK, encoded by the coding sequence ATGAAGAGGACAGTTTTAGCCATTACTATATCAATCATTTTTACCTCCTTTGCCTGGTCACAGTCTGATAACAGGATTTCCTATAACGATCAGGAACTTTGGCTTAATGGTGGAAACATAGCCTGGGTCAATTTTGCCAGCGATGTGGGACCTGGAAATACTGCTCTGGATGATTTTGAAGCCATGTTTCAACAGGTTCAGGAGAATGGTGGGAACGCAATGCGTTTCTGGGTTCATATTACCGGAGGAACAACTCCTACCTGGAGTGGAAATAATGTTACCGGTTTGGGAGATGGTACCATTGAGGATCTGGAGAATATCCTGGATTTAGCATGGGAAAATAATGTAAGTATGATTCTTTGCCTGTGGTCATTCGACATGCTTAGGATCGAAAATGGTACTACGATTACGGATCGTGCTAAAGCATTACTCGAAGATTCCACACTGACAGAAGTGTATATCGAAAATGCATTAGTACCTATGGTAGAGGCACTTGGCGATCACCCGGCTTTATTAGCTTGGGAAATCTTTAATGAACCAGAAGGGATGAGTAATGAGTTCGGATGGGATTTTAATCGTCATGTTCCCATGTCTGCAATTCAACGATTTGTCAATCAAACGGCAGGAGCCATTCATAGAACTGATCCTGATGCGCTTGTATCAAACGGTTCCTGGAGTTTTCATTCTTTGGCTACCACCAATAGCTCGGTTTCAAAAAACTATTACTCCGACGAAGAACTAATTGCAGCTGGTGGTGACAGTTTAGGGATCCTGGACTTCTATATGGTTCACTATTACGATTGGGCTGGAACAGCTCTTTCTCCATTTCATCATGATAAAAGTTCATGGGGGCTAGATAAGCCTGTTGTTGTAGGTGAGTTCGGAGTCCCCGAAGACGATCTTTTTGGAGTGCCTCAAGAAGATATGTATGAAACCCTATTCCAGAGAGGGTATGCCGGAGCATTAGTTTGGCAATGGGTAGATTGGTATCAAAACCGGGGGAATTATGGGCCAAGCTGGTTAAGGGCTCTGGATCAAATGCATTACATGGATAGTTTGTACACCTCTGAAGTGCGAATTTTTAGTGTAATTCCTTCCATTCGAAAATTTGAAGCATCATTGGGTGAGATTGAAGAAGGTGGACAATCTCAACTCAGCTGGGATGTATTGAACACTGTTGAGGTGACTATAAATGGTGAGGTAGTAGATAGTGTCGGGTCTATGATTGTAGCTCCTACAGAAACTACTGAATACGAATTGATAGGTACGGGAGCTGAGGGAGATAAAGATTCCGCTTATGTAACTATCCAGGTCCTTCCCGCAGGTTTAATTAATCGTGCGCTAAATAAGCCTTCCAGAGCTTCAACATTTGAGACCTGTTGTGGCACTCCTCTGGTATCATCTTTTGCTTTTGATGGAGATGAAAACACCCGATGGAGTAGTGCATGGAGTGATGGAACCGGAACTACTGAAATTGATCCTAATACCGATAAAGACCCCGATAGCGAATGGATTGATGTAGACTTAGAAGCTGCACATGAAGTAGGCTCGGTTCTTTTTAATTGGGAAGCAGCCTACTCAACCAACTATGATATTCAAACCTCTTTTGATGGAATTAACTGGACAACAGTCTATTCTGAAAACAGTTCGGATGGAGGAATCGACTCTATCGCCTTTGATACCCCAAAACTGGCTCGATTTGTTCGAATGCAAGGGGATGCTCGCTCTCTCGAATTTGGTCACTCTATGTGGGAGTTCGAAGTACGTGGTGCGGTATCCATAACACAGCCACCAGTGGTGGAAATAAGCTCCCCCGAAAATGGGAAAGGCATTCCTGTGGGTGGCTCAACTACCATTGTTGTAGAAGCTGAGGATGAAACAGAGGACATTACTCATGTTGCTTTTTTCCTTAATGGTGATTCTGTTGGAGTGGACAATACCGCACCTTATTCCTTAGTGCTCTCTGATATTGAAGAGGGAGAACATGAGATTTATGTAAAGGCGAGAGATGAAGAAGGATTTGTAGTTCAGTCAGAATCTATCACCATTGAAGGGAGGACGGATATCTTTTTGCTAAGGCTTGAAGCAGAAACAGCAAGTATATCTGGCGAAACTACCAGGCAATTTGACCGGCCGGGAGCAAGTAATAATGCTTCGGTGGCTATGGAAGGAAGCGGAAGTATTACCTGGAATAACCTGAACCTCCCAGAAGGGGATGAATACCAAATGACCGTTAGGTATTACCTTCCCTATGGATATAAAGAACAGAAATTTGCCATCAATGGGGAGCTGGTTGACACGCTCATTTTTAATGAACCAATCAATGTTTGGCAAGATTTAACCACAGTACAAACCTTTGATGAAGTAATTGAGTCTATCAGTATCGATCATTTTTGGGGATGGATGGATTTTGATTATCTCGAAATCGTAATTGAGGGGGTAACCGTTGATACTGAGACCGAACTTGAGATACCTACTCAGGCTAAACTCTTTCAGAACTACCCCAATCCTTTCAATCCTACTACCAATATCTCTTACTCTTTACCGGCTTTATCTCGGGTAAATCTTAAAATCTATAATGCATTAGGCCAGGAAGTTGCCACTCTGGTAGATGCTCAGCAATCATCAGGAAGTCATACCATAACATGGAATGCTGCAGATGCAGCAACAGGGGTTTATTTTTATCAGTTGATAGTAGGAAATGAGATTCTGACCAGGAAAATGATTCTGATCAAATAA